CCACCTGTGCATCCTGCAGCGCTGGCCGCATGCCGCGGCCGTGTTGATCGGCGCGCTGGCGCTGGCATTCCGGGCGCGGATCCTGCCGCTGCTCGGCGCGGCCGCGGCGCTGACCACCTCGGGCATCGGCCTCTACCACACCGGCGTCGAGCGCGGCTGGTGGGAAGGCCCGACCACCTGCACCTCGGGTCCGGTCGGCGGCATGTCCACCGACGATCTGCTCAACCAGATCATGAACGCGCCGCTGGTGCGCTGCGA
The Salipiger sp. H15 DNA segment above includes these coding regions:
- a CDS encoding disulfide bond formation protein B; this translates as MTDLRKFLILIAAGGSAAVLLGAIGSQYIGGLAPCHLCILQRWPHAAAVLIGALALAFRARILPLLGAAAALTTSGIGLYHTGVERGWWEGPTTCTSGPVGGMSTDDLLNQIMNAPLVRCDEVAWQFLGLSMASWNALISLGLALVWIAAWRHTTRA